The following coding sequences are from one Shewanella putrefaciens window:
- the ltrA gene encoding group II intron reverse transcriptase/maturase, which translates to MITPLGVSASPNRTQWQSIDWKSVEAHVLKLQMRIAKAVKEGKHSKAKALQWILTHSRSAKLLAVKRVYLSKGSKTPGVDGVIWNTDARRMTAVEQLSRKGYRAKPLRRIYIPKKNGKLRPLGIPCMVDRAQQALHLLALAPIAETVADPNSYGFRPNRSTADAIAQCFKCLRFKHSGCWVLEGDIKACFDKIGHEWLIQNIQIDKRMLKQWLNSGYIDKGVFYRTAEGTPQGGVISPTLMLVTLAGLEKLVKESASKTGDRVNFIGYADDFVITATSKDVLVKEIKPRLIEFLEERGLTLSEEKTQITHIDDGFHFLGFNLRKYKGKLLIKPSKDNVLSFVGNLRKLIKQHATLPVNDLIKLLNPKLQGWANYYRHCVAKRTFCYLSHQIFWLLWRWSVRRHPTKSKDWVRRKYFMNRTGGWQFHGWQKIANMDCHYNLVQIAKTPIKRHVKIRSEATPFDPQYQDYLAKRRLKKESRYSWFEPVLTAM; encoded by the coding sequence ATGATAACTCCATTAGGAGTTAGTGCCTCTCCTAACCGCACCCAGTGGCAATCCATAGATTGGAAGTCCGTTGAGGCGCACGTTTTAAAGCTTCAAATGCGCATTGCAAAAGCAGTCAAAGAGGGAAAACACAGTAAAGCCAAAGCGTTACAGTGGATTCTAACACACTCCCGCTCAGCCAAATTGCTTGCGGTTAAGCGCGTGTATCTAAGTAAAGGCAGTAAAACCCCTGGTGTCGATGGTGTTATCTGGAACACAGATGCTCGTCGAATGACCGCAGTAGAACAACTGAGTCGAAAAGGCTATCGAGCTAAACCACTTCGACGCATTTATATCCCCAAAAAGAACGGTAAATTAAGGCCTCTCGGCATACCCTGCATGGTAGATAGGGCGCAACAGGCGTTACATTTACTTGCTTTGGCGCCGATTGCGGAAACGGTTGCAGATCCTAACAGCTACGGTTTTCGTCCTAATCGCAGCACAGCTGACGCGATTGCACAATGCTTTAAATGTTTGCGCTTTAAGCACTCAGGGTGCTGGGTTTTGGAAGGCGATATTAAAGCGTGCTTCGACAAAATTGGGCATGAATGGTTAATTCAAAACATTCAGATAGATAAACGAATGCTCAAGCAGTGGTTGAACTCAGGTTATATCGATAAGGGCGTGTTCTACCGCACAGCTGAAGGTACGCCACAAGGTGGAGTCATATCTCCAACGCTTATGCTGGTTACTCTTGCAGGCCTAGAAAAGCTTGTTAAGGAATCCGCAAGCAAAACAGGCGATAGAGTCAACTTCATTGGTTATGCCGATGACTTCGTGATAACTGCGACATCGAAAGATGTACTCGTTAAGGAAATAAAGCCACGGCTTATTGAATTTTTGGAAGAAAGAGGATTGACACTTTCTGAAGAGAAAACGCAGATCACTCACATTGATGATGGTTTCCATTTCCTTGGTTTTAATCTCAGGAAATATAAAGGAAAACTGCTCATCAAACCAAGCAAGGACAACGTCCTTTCATTCGTGGGCAATCTGCGCAAACTCATTAAGCAGCATGCAACTTTGCCAGTTAATGACCTTATAAAGTTATTAAATCCCAAACTGCAAGGCTGGGCGAATTATTATCGCCATTGCGTGGCAAAGCGTACTTTTTGTTATCTGAGTCACCAGATATTCTGGTTGCTGTGGCGATGGTCAGTCAGGCGTCATCCGACAAAATCAAAAGACTGGGTCAGGCGAAAATACTTTATGAACAGGACTGGTGGTTGGCAGTTTCATGGATGGCAGAAAATTGCCAACATGGATTGCCACTACAACTTGGTTCAAATAGCTAAAACGCCTATCAAAAGACATGTGAAAATCAGGAGCGAAGCGACACCATTTGATCCTCAATACCAAGATTACTTGGCGAAAAGGAGGTTGAAAAAGGAAAGTCGTTACTCATGGTTTGAGCCTGTTTTAACTGCCATGTAG